One window from the genome of Natrialba magadii ATCC 43099 encodes:
- a CDS encoding cytochrome d ubiquinol oxidase subunit II — translation MTEILSDSSYMIESLPEVWFGLVVFALGVYLLLDGFDFGLGILFAEADESDREVLLAAFGPLWKANEVWLVLFGTVLFAGFPAVYANILSRHYLLVFAILLALSLRGLGSKLREERDDEEWVRFWDACFVAGSIASPFLLGVFVASWVLGEASALAIAPLVVGVTVVALSIVLGAAFLGVKTRGELRDHVTRRGRQATGIYVGLFVLTAITLFVQYPGLHTVLLSASTAAIVVATVVFSIATVFAAFRERYHAAFLGAAGLAAAFVVFVGTLLYPAIDPAAGLSVRDAVVSPLPLNMTTIFAAIFMPIIVGYFLFLYSLFSGPATPEQSYG, via the coding sequence ATGACTGAGATACTCTCGGACTCGTCGTACATGATCGAGTCGTTGCCAGAGGTATGGTTCGGGCTGGTCGTCTTCGCGCTCGGCGTGTACCTCCTGCTAGACGGCTTCGACTTCGGGCTCGGCATCCTGTTTGCCGAGGCTGACGAGTCGGACCGAGAGGTGCTGCTCGCGGCTTTCGGCCCGCTGTGGAAGGCCAACGAAGTCTGGCTCGTCCTGTTCGGGACGGTGCTGTTCGCCGGCTTTCCCGCGGTCTACGCCAACATTCTGTCGCGTCACTACCTGCTGGTGTTTGCGATCTTGCTGGCGCTTTCCCTGCGCGGACTGGGATCGAAACTCCGGGAGGAACGCGACGACGAGGAGTGGGTTCGCTTCTGGGATGCCTGTTTCGTTGCCGGGAGCATCGCGTCACCCTTCTTGCTCGGCGTGTTCGTCGCGAGTTGGGTGCTTGGCGAGGCCTCCGCGCTGGCGATCGCCCCACTCGTCGTCGGCGTGACGGTCGTCGCGCTCTCGATCGTTCTCGGTGCAGCGTTTCTCGGCGTCAAAACGCGGGGGGAACTCCGTGATCACGTCACGCGACGTGGGCGTCAAGCAACGGGAATTTACGTCGGCCTGTTCGTACTGACGGCGATCACGCTGTTCGTCCAGTACCCTGGCCTCCACACCGTATTGCTGTCGGCGTCGACTGCAGCGATCGTTGTCGCCACGGTCGTGTTTTCGATTGCCACCGTCTTCGCCGCGTTCCGCGAGCGCTACCACGCGGCGTTTCTCGGAGCGGCAGGACTCGCGGCCGCGTTCGTCGTCTTCGTCGGAACGCTGCTCTACCCTGCGATCGATCCCGCAGCCGGACTCTCGGTCCGTGATGCCGTCGTCTCTCCGCTCCCGCTCAACATGACGACGATCTTTGCGGCCATCTTCATGCCGATCATCGTTGGCTACTTCCTGTTTCTGTACTCCCTCTTCAGCGGACCGGCGACGCCCGAACAGAGTTACGGGTAA
- a CDS encoding DUF7512 family protein, whose product MIGIEGGIIGAFAVVGFILVQAIALYVAYGWLESIIKTIRSDKVN is encoded by the coding sequence ATGATCGGAATCGAAGGGGGAATCATCGGCGCGTTCGCTGTCGTCGGTTTCATCCTCGTACAGGCGATCGCCCTCTATGTCGCCTACGGCTGGCTCGAGTCGATCATCAAGACGATCCGCTCCGACAAGGTGAACTAA
- a CDS encoding sulfite exporter TauE/SafE family protein codes for MEILGLSLPLLALFVSFGFMVGVLFGFFGMGGSFLITPTLLILDYPASVAIGSGLAFYFGTSVIAVLKHYDIGQVDYKLGAILFVVLSVGIELGSRLVFALEALGIAEVVTGIAYIVLLAGIGALFLRRAYNLENDESDANDESDTDDESDANDEIPAIGQKIQSYNVPPMISLTSGGRASVWTISGAGGGVGLVSGLIGVGGGFIRMPAIHYLIGTPLTAAVGTSLFAGLFSGAFGTFTYGMSGSVDLTVVSLLLVGSALGAKIGSAATTIVEENDVIVYFGLMMVFASIGIALSELSDWLGTGSLEFVSVLLLVGSSFFVAAMILYQVVQQTGSDESHAQTTLDGGD; via the coding sequence ATGGAGATACTCGGACTCAGCCTGCCGCTGCTCGCGTTGTTCGTGAGCTTCGGCTTCATGGTCGGCGTGTTATTCGGCTTCTTCGGGATGGGCGGATCCTTCCTGATCACGCCGACCCTGTTGATCCTCGACTACCCGGCCTCGGTTGCGATTGGCAGCGGGCTGGCGTTTTACTTCGGCACCTCCGTCATCGCCGTATTGAAACACTACGACATCGGCCAGGTCGACTACAAACTCGGTGCGATTCTGTTCGTCGTCCTCTCGGTCGGGATCGAACTCGGCAGTCGGCTCGTCTTCGCCCTCGAGGCACTGGGGATCGCCGAAGTCGTCACAGGAATCGCGTACATTGTCCTGCTCGCTGGGATTGGGGCGCTGTTCCTGCGACGCGCCTACAACCTCGAGAACGACGAGAGCGACGCGAACGACGAGAGCGACACGGACGACGAGAGCGACGCGAACGACGAGATCCCAGCGATCGGACAGAAGATCCAGTCGTACAACGTGCCACCAATGATCTCGTTGACCTCCGGCGGTCGGGCCTCGGTGTGGACGATCTCCGGCGCGGGCGGCGGCGTCGGTCTCGTCTCGGGGCTGATCGGCGTCGGTGGCGGCTTCATCCGCATGCCCGCCATCCACTACCTGATCGGCACACCCCTGACGGCCGCGGTTGGGACGAGCCTGTTCGCCGGGCTGTTCTCGGGTGCGTTCGGAACCTTCACCTACGGCATGTCCGGCAGCGTCGACCTGACAGTCGTCTCGCTGTTGCTGGTCGGCAGCGCCCTCGGCGCCAAGATCGGCTCCGCGGCGACGACGATCGTCGAGGAGAACGACGTGATCGTCTACTTCGGGCTCATGATGGTGTTTGCCAGTATCGGCATCGCGCTTTCCGAACTCTCCGACTGGCTCGGCACCGGTTCGCTCGAGTTCGTGAGCGTCCTCCTGTTAGTCGGGTCGTCGTTTTTCGTCGCCGCGATGATCCTCTACCAGGTCGTTCAGCAAACCGGATCGGACGAATCACACGCGCAAACGACCCTTGACGGAGGCGACTGA
- a CDS encoding helix-turn-helix domain-containing protein has product MKTDRLREFTFTLTYDEGEDPVADMYHSHPNLEALTIDVTTGRTSFVRLVQLRGPPEVADRLQTVLEDRDYLPRAIGTDRCCGTSTSYRLECAPRQRLIYVYVEDICDCQSVYNIASEHLQRGTIIERRQHDGRERWRLLMRSDEAVGELFEHIETACRNGVTVEAGQLGEATEWHGDAFVDDELTGSQREAVAQAAARGYYERPREVTVGELSAELDIPKSTLSYRLRMAESKLVKRYLGRYTDAETDDALGS; this is encoded by the coding sequence ATGAAGACGGATCGTCTTCGCGAGTTCACGTTCACGCTGACGTACGACGAAGGCGAAGACCCGGTGGCAGACATGTATCACAGCCACCCGAATCTCGAAGCACTAACGATCGACGTCACGACCGGTCGGACGTCGTTCGTGCGACTCGTCCAGCTCAGGGGCCCACCGGAAGTGGCCGACCGCCTCCAGACGGTCCTCGAGGACCGTGATTATCTCCCGCGAGCAATCGGAACGGATCGATGTTGTGGGACGAGTACCTCCTATCGCCTCGAGTGTGCACCGAGACAGCGGCTAATATACGTCTACGTCGAAGACATCTGCGACTGTCAGTCAGTCTACAATATCGCCTCGGAACACCTCCAGCGGGGAACGATTATCGAGCGAAGACAGCACGATGGTCGGGAACGGTGGCGGCTCCTGATGCGGTCCGACGAAGCGGTCGGTGAGCTGTTCGAACACATCGAAACGGCCTGCAGGAACGGTGTCACCGTCGAGGCTGGACAGCTCGGAGAAGCGACCGAGTGGCACGGAGACGCGTTCGTCGATGACGAGTTGACCGGGTCACAACGAGAGGCAGTCGCACAGGCGGCTGCACGTGGGTACTACGAACGGCCCCGTGAAGTCACGGTTGGGGAGCTTTCGGCCGAACTCGATATCCCGAAGTCGACGCTCTCCTATCGACTTCGGATGGCCGAGTCGAAACTTGTCAAGCGGTATCTGGGCCGGTATACCGATGCCGAGACTGACGACGCTCTGGGAAGTTGA
- a CDS encoding amino acid permease, with amino-acid sequence MTSDLQRDLGLPATTAIAIGAMVGSGIFILPGIAYASAGPAVVLAYLIAGLLVLPAALSASEMATAMPEDGGSYVYVERGMGPLLGTIAGIGNWFMLSFKGALALIGGIPYLVYVAPGLAEYILPIALGLALLFTILNVVSTKSTGSLQFAIVGVMVLAMGYFVVGGLPDVTPSQTAGSFDLASEGILAATGLVFVSYAGVIKVAAVAEEVKDPGTTIPRAMIGSLLVTTALYVLIVYVAIGVAPDLSPGGGFVPEGGEEVASIAYAAEAVLGEFGAVIIVIAALLALASTANAGLLSASRFPFAMARDGLVPERFEHLHDRFKTPAFAVAVTGGVMMVMIATLPIEQVAKFGSAFQILVFILVNLAVVGFREGVVDDYDPEFVAPLYPWTQLVGMGGGVIVLTQMGTVPFLGAVAITLVSIAWYVGYARPRIDREGAARAGARENVSRSALDRTRELFESDEEYDVLVAITDNTSPDARRDLLRMATDMGRLRSTTVSVVEFVDVPHRMFDGDHADVFADDPPEWLPSGDETPSWFPENHDVHRPARTSGGATDDDRRPVTDTRIEYREIDSEDHNRAIVDFATYGNYDLIVAERDRAQFHQRLFGGGTDWLLENAPCDVLLVDDDGFDGADEVTVVANRGAYDPLKLLFADAVAEETGAEINLLQAISADAPESQRETIERYHEELFSILTVPARSTVIETDDEIAGLARFVGDADLLVTGIDRTGMSARLLGRPGNRLVERVDTTAVMVQTHDGRRSGLLQRLLMNHLFN; translated from the coding sequence ATGACGAGCGATTTGCAGCGCGATCTCGGTCTCCCAGCGACGACAGCGATCGCGATCGGTGCGATGGTCGGGAGCGGCATCTTCATCCTCCCGGGAATCGCGTATGCGTCGGCTGGCCCGGCAGTGGTCCTCGCCTACCTGATCGCAGGACTGCTCGTGTTGCCGGCAGCGTTGTCGGCGTCCGAGATGGCAACGGCGATGCCGGAAGACGGCGGCTCGTACGTCTACGTCGAGCGGGGAATGGGGCCATTGCTCGGGACGATCGCCGGTATCGGGAACTGGTTCATGCTCTCGTTCAAAGGCGCACTCGCGCTGATCGGCGGCATCCCGTACCTCGTCTACGTCGCACCCGGGCTCGCGGAGTACATTCTTCCGATCGCGCTCGGGCTGGCGCTGCTGTTTACGATCCTGAACGTCGTCAGTACGAAAAGCACCGGCAGCCTCCAGTTTGCGATCGTCGGCGTGATGGTGCTGGCTATGGGGTACTTCGTGGTCGGTGGCCTCCCCGACGTGACGCCATCGCAGACTGCTGGCTCGTTCGATCTCGCATCCGAGGGAATCCTCGCAGCGACGGGACTCGTGTTCGTCTCCTACGCTGGGGTGATCAAGGTCGCTGCGGTCGCCGAAGAGGTCAAAGACCCCGGAACGACGATTCCGCGAGCGATGATCGGTTCGCTGCTGGTAACGACCGCCCTCTACGTGCTGATCGTCTACGTCGCCATCGGTGTCGCACCCGACCTCTCACCCGGTGGCGGGTTCGTTCCCGAGGGTGGTGAAGAGGTCGCGTCGATCGCGTACGCGGCCGAGGCTGTCCTGGGCGAGTTTGGTGCGGTGATAATCGTTATCGCGGCGCTGCTAGCACTGGCATCGACGGCGAATGCAGGCCTGCTGTCTGCCTCGCGATTCCCGTTCGCGATGGCCCGCGACGGCCTCGTTCCCGAACGATTCGAACACCTTCACGACCGATTCAAGACCCCCGCATTCGCGGTCGCCGTCACTGGCGGCGTGATGATGGTCATGATCGCGACGCTGCCGATCGAACAGGTCGCGAAGTTCGGATCGGCGTTCCAGATCCTCGTGTTCATCCTCGTAAACCTGGCCGTCGTGGGCTTCCGTGAAGGTGTTGTCGACGACTACGATCCCGAGTTCGTCGCGCCGCTGTATCCCTGGACCCAACTCGTCGGGATGGGCGGCGGCGTGATCGTCCTCACGCAGATGGGAACGGTCCCGTTCCTCGGCGCAGTCGCCATCACGCTCGTCTCGATTGCCTGGTACGTTGGCTACGCCCGACCACGGATCGACCGGGAAGGAGCAGCACGGGCCGGCGCTCGAGAGAACGTCAGCCGAAGTGCGCTCGACCGAACGCGAGAACTGTTCGAGTCGGACGAGGAGTACGACGTTCTCGTGGCGATTACCGATAATACGTCTCCCGATGCCAGACGTGATCTGCTTCGGATGGCAACCGACATGGGACGGCTCCGGTCGACGACGGTTTCGGTCGTGGAGTTCGTCGACGTCCCCCATCGGATGTTCGACGGCGATCACGCCGACGTGTTCGCGGACGATCCGCCCGAGTGGCTTCCCTCCGGTGACGAGACCCCGTCGTGGTTCCCCGAGAATCACGACGTCCATCGACCGGCACGCACGTCCGGCGGAGCCACGGACGACGATCGGCGACCGGTGACGGACACGCGTATCGAGTACCGGGAGATCGACAGCGAAGATCACAACCGGGCAATCGTCGACTTCGCTACCTACGGCAACTACGATCTGATCGTTGCCGAACGCGACCGGGCACAGTTCCACCAGCGGCTGTTCGGCGGTGGTACTGACTGGCTACTCGAGAACGCACCCTGTGACGTGCTGCTGGTCGACGACGACGGCTTCGACGGCGCGGACGAAGTTACCGTCGTCGCCAACCGCGGGGCCTACGATCCACTGAAGTTGCTGTTCGCCGACGCGGTCGCCGAGGAGACGGGTGCCGAAATCAATCTCTTGCAGGCGATTTCGGCGGACGCCCCGGAGAGCCAGCGCGAGACGATCGAACGGTATCACGAAGAACTGTTCTCGATACTGACGGTACCGGCCCGATCGACCGTCATCGAGACCGACGACGAGATCGCTGGCCTGGCGCGATTCGTCGGCGATGCCGACCTGCTCGTAACTGGCATCGACCGCACCGGAATGAGCGCACGGCTCCTCGGGCGTCCGGGTAATCGACTCGTCGAACGTGTGGACACGACTGCCGTTATGGTCCAGACCCACGACGGCCGTCGTTCCGGCCTTCTCCAGCGGCTGTTGATGAATCATCTGTTCAACTGA
- a CDS encoding universal stress protein: MKAVYATDLSAASEAAIETETCLDCLGRIGVDELHLVTVVPDNVHAGTPGIDHVKRRRRTLERYQQVIEAVGLGVETHVVRGTPHRRINGIAESIGADLSIVGSRGKSPLENRLIGSTTRNLARTTVVPLLVNRIERGVDEPQLVEKHLFERTLYATDFSENADRAFESFSYLHHATQEATLVHVQTETSPGPDGDDDPEQRLAELAGRLEEWGVDATTDVRDGDPVDEILAAETEYEPTTTLLGSRGRSRIRRLLLGSVSESVIANADGNVLLVPPGRTA; encoded by the coding sequence ATGAAAGCAGTCTACGCGACAGACCTGTCTGCAGCCAGTGAAGCCGCGATCGAAACCGAGACGTGTCTCGACTGTCTCGGCCGAATCGGCGTCGATGAACTCCATCTCGTCACGGTCGTTCCGGACAACGTCCACGCCGGAACGCCTGGCATCGATCACGTGAAGCGGCGGCGACGAACACTCGAGCGCTATCAGCAGGTGATCGAAGCGGTCGGACTCGGTGTCGAAACCCACGTCGTCCGTGGGACACCCCATCGTCGGATCAACGGCATCGCGGAATCGATCGGAGCCGACCTGTCGATCGTCGGGTCACGTGGGAAGAGTCCACTCGAGAACCGACTTATCGGATCGACGACGCGGAACCTCGCACGGACGACGGTCGTTCCGTTGCTCGTCAACCGAATCGAACGCGGGGTCGATGAGCCACAACTCGTCGAGAAACACCTGTTCGAACGAACGCTGTACGCGACGGACTTCTCCGAGAACGCGGACCGCGCCTTCGAGTCGTTCTCCTATCTCCATCACGCGACCCAGGAGGCGACGCTCGTCCACGTCCAGACAGAAACCAGTCCAGGTCCTGACGGGGATGACGACCCCGAGCAGCGACTCGCCGAACTAGCTGGTCGACTCGAGGAGTGGGGTGTCGATGCCACCACGGACGTTCGAGACGGTGATCCCGTCGACGAAATCCTCGCGGCCGAGACCGAATACGAACCGACGACGACCTTGCTCGGCTCGCGTGGCCGGAGTCGGATCCGGCGACTGCTGCTTGGGAGCGTCTCCGAATCGGTCATCGCGAACGCAGACGGGAACGTCCTCCTCGTTCCGCCGGGACGAACCGCCTGA
- a CDS encoding HalOD1 output domain-containing protein, with protein MGESSETIEVSLRDENRNSKPSLVTTEAIATFEEVEPESLSIDRGIRLYDHVDPDALDKLVSGDGDVSVRLDIEGYQVEMTNSKLTVEEA; from the coding sequence ATGGGGGAGTCTAGCGAGACAATAGAGGTTAGCCTGCGAGATGAGAACAGAAACTCGAAACCGAGTCTCGTAACTACCGAAGCGATTGCAACGTTTGAAGAGGTCGAACCAGAATCGCTTTCAATAGATCGTGGAATTAGATTATACGACCACGTTGATCCTGATGCCCTCGATAAACTAGTGTCCGGCGATGGAGACGTTTCTGTGCGCCTCGATATTGAGGGGTACCAGGTGGAAATGACAAATTCCAAATTGACAGTAGAGGAGGCTTAA
- a CDS encoding cytochrome ubiquinol oxidase subunit I yields MHASQPTSATDAVLTVLTTEIWPILAFLTPELASRIQFGWTITIHIIFAALSVGLAPFLVYFTVQEVRTGKQRYARLRKFWTKIFAVGFIMGTVTGIPMGFMFGTNFAAFSQTAGELIGGPLSFEAKMAFMMEAVFLGVLLFGRERVSDWFYALSSFMVALGAWLSAFWILVVNSWMQTPRGYEVVMEDGLPIAQLTDPMAAFFNPRFPWMYVHMQNAAVISVTLLIAGIAAYFVWKNRDSEVWKTALRVTVVVLLLTSAFQAIHGDMYGRHVAETQPHKFAAMEAHYETGQADLHLIAIPTELESITDPRADNLYTISIPHLASFLAEGDPTAEITGLNDFEYESPPVAWVFWSFRVMVGLGFWFIALGAWGTYRLWRGGLADDDRLLKALMVSSPLGFIALITGWYVAEIGRQPWIIQDVLTTAEGVSPPLSGTEATLTLIAFVIGYVLLFSVFLYVLKRIVDEEASRHEVGIEEDNRPDSPGVTADD; encoded by the coding sequence ATGCACGCTAGCCAACCGACGTCGGCAACCGACGCCGTACTTACGGTTTTAACGACCGAGATCTGGCCGATACTGGCGTTTCTCACGCCGGAACTCGCCAGCCGGATCCAGTTCGGCTGGACGATTACGATCCATATCATCTTCGCTGCACTCTCGGTCGGACTCGCACCGTTTCTCGTCTATTTCACCGTCCAGGAGGTTCGGACGGGAAAGCAACGCTACGCGCGTCTCAGAAAGTTCTGGACGAAAATTTTCGCCGTCGGATTCATTATGGGAACCGTCACCGGCATCCCGATGGGCTTCATGTTCGGGACGAACTTCGCGGCGTTCTCACAGACCGCCGGCGAACTGATCGGCGGCCCGCTTTCCTTCGAGGCCAAGATGGCGTTCATGATGGAGGCCGTCTTTCTTGGCGTCTTACTGTTCGGCCGTGAGCGCGTCTCCGACTGGTTCTACGCGCTCTCGTCGTTCATGGTCGCACTCGGTGCCTGGCTCTCTGCGTTCTGGATTCTCGTCGTCAACTCCTGGATGCAGACGCCACGCGGGTACGAGGTCGTGATGGAAGACGGCCTCCCGATCGCCCAGCTTACCGATCCGATGGCGGCGTTTTTCAATCCACGATTCCCCTGGATGTACGTCCACATGCAAAATGCCGCGGTCATCTCGGTGACCCTGCTGATCGCTGGCATCGCCGCCTACTTCGTCTGGAAGAACCGCGACAGCGAGGTCTGGAAGACCGCCCTCCGCGTTACCGTCGTCGTCTTGCTCCTGACATCGGCGTTCCAGGCCATCCACGGCGACATGTACGGCCGTCACGTCGCCGAAACCCAACCCCACAAGTTTGCCGCCATGGAGGCCCACTACGAGACCGGTCAGGCCGACCTCCACCTGATCGCGATTCCAACTGAACTTGAGTCGATTACTGATCCGCGAGCGGATAATCTCTATACGATCAGTATCCCGCACCTGGCGTCGTTCCTGGCGGAGGGTGATCCGACCGCCGAGATCACCGGGCTCAACGACTTCGAGTACGAGTCACCGCCCGTCGCCTGGGTGTTCTGGTCGTTCCGGGTCATGGTCGGACTTGGCTTCTGGTTCATCGCGCTCGGGGCCTGGGGGACCTACCGGCTCTGGCGCGGTGGGCTCGCCGACGATGATCGGCTCCTGAAGGCGCTGATGGTCTCTTCACCACTCGGGTTCATCGCCCTGATCACCGGCTGGTACGTCGCCGAGATCGGTCGCCAGCCCTGGATCATACAGGACGTGCTCACGACCGCAGAGGGGGTCTCACCGCCGCTTTCAGGCACGGAGGCGACGCTGACACTGATCGCGTTCGTGATCGGTTACGTACTGCTGTTCAGCGTCTTCCTGTACGTCCTGAAACGGATCGTGGACGAGGAAGCGTCCCGACACGAGGTTGGGATCGAAGAGGACAATCGCCCAGACTCACCGGGGGTGACCGCCGATGACTGA